The following coding sequences are from one Archaeoglobaceae archaeon window:
- the rpsD gene encoding 30S ribosomal protein S4: MGDPKKNRKCYVTPVRPWDRHRLERDNQLVINYGLRNKRELWRFQNILRKYRRVARDLLGKINLPGREGEIAKAKAQAVIKKLQKYGILNENSTLDDVLGLSVENFLERRLQTVVYRQGLAKTIKQARQMIVHGHIEVDGRKVTSPSFIVLRDLEKKIGVRVKENA, translated from the coding sequence ATGGGGGATCCTAAGAAAAATAGAAAATGCTATGTGACTCCTGTTCGTCCTTGGGATAGACATAGATTGGAAAGAGACAATCAGCTTGTAATAAATTACGGTTTAAGAAATAAAAGAGAGCTATGGAGATTTCAGAACATCTTGAGAAAATATAGGAGGGTTGCAAGGGATCTTTTAGGCAAGATAAACCTTCCAGGAAGAGAAGGAGAGATCGCAAAGGCCAAAGCTCAGGCTGTGATAAAGAAATTACAAAAATATGGAATATTAAATGAGAATTCTACTCTTGATGATGTCCTTGGGCTTTCAGTGGAGAATTTCCTTGAAAGAAGGCTTCAAACTGTAGTTTACAGGCAAGGATTAGCCAAAACAATAAAACAGGCAAGACAAATGATCGTTCATGGACATATTGAAGTGGATGGCAGGAAGGTTACCTCCCCCAGCTTTATCGTTTTGCGTGATCTTGAAAAGAAGATTGGAGTGAGGGTGAAGGAGAATGCCTGA
- a CDS encoding 30S ribosomal protein S11 encodes MPEKEKIRWGIAHIYSSYNNTIITITDITGSEIIARVSGGMIVKAARDEGNPYTAMQGALRAASIAMEKGINAVHVKVRAPGGSRSKIPGPGAQAAIRALARAGLRIGRIEDVTPIPHDGTRPPGGRRGRRV; translated from the coding sequence ATGCCTGAGAAAGAGAAAATTAGATGGGGAATCGCGCACATTTACTCTTCCTATAATAACACAATCATAACGATAACTGATATTACCGGTTCTGAAATAATAGCAAGGGTCAGCGGAGGAATGATCGTAAAGGCTGCCAGAGATGAAGGTAATCCATACACTGCAATGCAGGGAGCCTTGAGGGCTGCAAGTATAGCGATGGAAAAGGGGATAAATGCTGTGCATGTAAAGGTTCGAGCACCTGGAGGTAGCAGGTCAAAAATCCCGGGCCCGGGAGCGCAGGCTGCTATTAGAGCACTTGCGAGAGCAGGACTTAGAATAGGTAGAATTGAAGATGTTACTCCGATACCGCACGATGGAACTCGACCACCAGGCGGTAGAAGAGGTAGGCGAGTTTAA
- a CDS encoding DNA-directed RNA polymerase subunit D produces MPKIEIVSENENRIIFKLLDASPALANSIRRAMKSLVPVLAIDYVDFYVNSSNFYDEMIAHRLAMLPIKTDLTRFNLREKCSCEGVGCPNCQISFRLNVEGPRVVYARDFISDDPAVHFAFGDIPVLELFNGQQLMIEAVARLGIGKEHSKFQPVSACFYRVIPRIEINEKCSACKDCISACPRKVFEEHNGKIIAKNLDKCSFCMECVKICEPGAIRVIETNDFLFFAEGTGALPIREVLSRAIAILKEKAENFNKLLSEIDV; encoded by the coding sequence ATGCCGAAAATTGAAATTGTCAGCGAGAATGAGAATAGGATTATTTTTAAACTTCTCGATGCATCTCCAGCCTTAGCTAATTCTATAAGAAGGGCAATGAAGTCTCTTGTTCCTGTTTTGGCGATAGACTATGTTGATTTTTATGTGAATTCGAGCAATTTTTACGACGAGATGATCGCTCACAGGCTTGCAATGCTCCCAATTAAAACAGACCTTACAAGATTTAACCTTCGAGAGAAGTGCAGTTGCGAAGGAGTAGGTTGCCCAAACTGTCAGATCTCATTTAGATTAAACGTGGAAGGACCAAGAGTTGTTTATGCAAGGGATTTTATAAGCGATGATCCCGCGGTTCACTTTGCATTTGGTGACATTCCGGTCCTTGAGCTATTTAATGGACAACAGTTGATGATCGAGGCAGTAGCAAGGCTCGGAATAGGAAAAGAGCATTCCAAGTTCCAGCCGGTATCTGCTTGTTTTTACAGAGTAATTCCAAGAATAGAAATTAACGAAAAATGTAGTGCTTGCAAAGATTGCATTTCTGCATGCCCAAGAAAGGTTTTTGAGGAGCATAATGGTAAAATTATCGCTAAAAATTTGGACAAATGCTCTTTTTGTATGGAATGTGTGAAAATTTGCGAACCCGGGGCAATCAGAGTAATTGAAACCAATGACTTCCTGTTTTTTGCAGAAGGAACAGGTGCTTTGCCGATTAGAGAGGTTTTATCGAGAGCAATAGCGATTCTTAAAGAAAAGGCGGAGAATTTCAACAAGCTTCTATCTGAAATAGATGTTTAG
- the hisA gene encoding 1-(5-phosphoribosyl)-5-[(5-phosphoribosylamino)methylideneamino]imidazole-4-carboxamide isomerase, which produces MFRIIPAVDLKDGKVVRLRQGREEEITFSAENPVKIAKKWIEKGAKALHVVDLDGAFRGKLRHEEIITDIISLGAEVQVGGGIRSFEIAERLLELGASRVIFGTLAVERVEEVKEFSKKWKGRVMIAVDVREGKVTVRGWKEKTLLEPLDFIRRYEDVEVSFLYTNIDVEGLVSGIEREKMLFLKTMSKPFYVAGGISSLEDIEFVKKLRARGVILGSALYTGKIKLEDALKFEHEEGK; this is translated from the coding sequence ATGTTTAGGATCATTCCTGCAGTCGATCTAAAAGACGGAAAAGTTGTTCGGCTTAGACAGGGGAGAGAAGAGGAAATAACGTTTTCAGCAGAAAATCCCGTTAAGATTGCAAAAAAATGGATTGAAAAAGGTGCTAAAGCGCTCCATGTTGTGGATCTCGACGGAGCTTTTCGCGGAAAACTTAGGCATGAGGAGATAATTACGGACATAATCTCCTTGGGAGCAGAAGTTCAGGTTGGTGGTGGAATAAGAAGCTTTGAAATCGCGGAAAGACTGCTTGAGCTTGGAGCGAGTAGAGTTATATTCGGCACTTTGGCTGTGGAGAGAGTTGAGGAGGTTAAAGAGTTCTCCAAAAAATGGAAAGGGAGGGTAATGATTGCGGTTGATGTGAGAGAAGGGAAGGTAACGGTGAGGGGCTGGAAAGAGAAGACATTACTGGAACCTCTGGATTTCATTCGGCGTTATGAAGATGTTGAGGTTTCATTCTTATACACAAACATTGATGTAGAAGGACTCGTTTCTGGAATAGAAAGAGAGAAAATGCTTTTTTTGAAAACTATGAGCAAACCATTTTACGTAGCGGGAGGAATTTCATCTTTAGAAGACATAGAATTTGTTAAAAAACTCAGAGCGAGAGGAGTGATACTCGGCTCTGCACTATACACGGGAAAGATTAAATTAGAAGATGCACTCAAATTTGAACATGAAGAGGGTAAGTAG
- a CDS encoding imidazoleglycerol-phosphate dehydratase: MKRVSRKTNETEVQIIFDSQKTEISTGIPFFDHMLETVSKHSGFKMEVKASGLDRHHVIEDVAICLGKSISEIDKKGIERFGNAIVPMDEAVAICGLDFSGRGVFVFDGELKDCEIKAEDFLHFFDTLCRNSGLNIYMMVKGKNSHHMMESAFKAFGIALKQALAKTGTEFRSAKGVLD, encoded by the coding sequence ATGAAGAGGGTAAGTAGGAAAACCAATGAGACTGAAGTGCAGATAATCTTTGATTCTCAAAAGACGGAGATAAGCACGGGTATCCCGTTCTTTGACCACATGTTAGAAACCGTTTCGAAACATTCGGGGTTTAAAATGGAAGTGAAAGCCTCAGGACTCGATAGGCACCATGTGATCGAAGATGTTGCAATTTGTCTGGGCAAAAGCATTTCAGAGATAGATAAGAAGGGCATAGAGAGGTTTGGTAATGCTATCGTTCCGATGGATGAGGCTGTAGCAATCTGTGGCCTTGATTTCAGTGGCAGGGGTGTTTTTGTATTTGATGGAGAGTTGAAGGATTGTGAAATAAAAGCAGAAGACTTTTTACACTTCTTCGACACACTCTGCAGAAATTCTGGATTGAATATTTACATGATGGTCAAAGGTAAGAATTCGCATCACATGATGGAGAGTGCATTTAAGGCATTTGGCATTGCCTTAAAACAGGCCTTAGCCAAGACTGGAACAGAATTCAGGAGTGCTAAGGGTGTTCTTGATTGA
- a CDS encoding ABC transporter ATP-binding protein yields MIVCQNLSKKFGDHFALREISFSGEGKIGVFGYNGAGKSTLAKIIAGILKPSSGKIEVFGLEPSKSPEIRRKIGVVTHNPMLYRELTVMENLEFYAKLYNSEDWRVVVKKLRLNEILNHRISELSRGFTQRVAIARALICDPKILILDEAFSGLDVESREILVRIIQEFNGLLVFSTHNFEDAEFCDSFLVLENGRLKYFGDSYEKAIESLSTH; encoded by the coding sequence TTGATTGTCTGCCAGAATCTTAGCAAGAAATTCGGAGACCACTTTGCCCTTCGGGAAATATCCTTTTCTGGTGAAGGAAAGATAGGCGTATTTGGGTATAACGGAGCAGGAAAGTCGACACTTGCAAAAATAATAGCCGGAATTCTGAAACCAAGTTCTGGAAAGATTGAAGTTTTTGGGCTTGAGCCAAGCAAGAGCCCAGAAATAAGAAGAAAAATTGGTGTTGTAACACACAATCCTATGCTTTACAGAGAGCTCACTGTCATGGAGAATCTCGAGTTCTACGCTAAACTTTACAATTCCGAGGACTGGAGGGTTGTGGTAAAAAAGTTGAGATTGAACGAAATTTTAAACCATAGAATTTCAGAACTTTCAAGAGGTTTCACTCAGCGTGTTGCGATAGCAAGAGCACTAATATGTGATCCAAAGATTTTGATTTTAGATGAGGCTTTTTCAGGACTTGATGTGGAGAGCAGGGAGATATTGGTAAGAATAATACAGGAATTCAATGGTCTTCTTGTCTTTTCAACACACAACTTTGAAGATGCAGAATTCTGTGACAGTTTTTTAGTGCTGGAAAATGGGAGGCTAAAATACTTTGGGGATAGTTATGAAAAAGCCATCGAGTCTTTATCTACTCACTGA
- a CDS encoding signal recognition particle protein Srp54 — MALDALKDIARKIMGSTSIDKKFVEEMVRDIQRALIKADVNVKQVKEISEAIKKRALSEEVPEFFDAREHVLRIVYEELLKGVGEGLEIPLKKARIMLVGLQGSGKTTTAVKLAKFFRDRGMKTAVVAGDTWRPAAYEQLKQLADANSIAFYGEKGRNAVEVVKKALENAKEEVIIIDTAGRHALEKELIDEMIAISKVANPDYKFLVLDAAIGQLASKQAKAFHDAIGIDGIIITKFDGTAKGGGALSAAREIGIPIAFIGTGEKVEDFEKFDPASFLSRLLGMGDLKTLMEKVERIAQEEEIDAEAFLKGNFTLKDIYKQIEAMNKLGPLRKVLEMIPVFGLGVDDQTAEMTQEKMKRFKVIMDSMTEEELLNPKIIDSSRIRRIAIGSGTSQQEVKELLKYYETVKSVMKKMKKKKLPMKGLKFGI, encoded by the coding sequence ATGGCACTTGATGCTTTGAAGGACATAGCAAGGAAAATCATGGGTTCCACTTCCATAGACAAGAAATTCGTCGAGGAAATGGTAAGGGATATCCAGAGAGCTCTGATAAAGGCAGATGTTAACGTTAAGCAGGTGAAAGAGATAAGCGAAGCGATAAAGAAAAGAGCTCTGAGTGAAGAAGTTCCTGAATTCTTTGATGCAAGAGAACATGTCCTCAGGATTGTTTATGAAGAACTGCTCAAAGGAGTTGGTGAGGGTCTTGAAATTCCGCTTAAAAAAGCAAGAATTATGCTTGTTGGACTTCAGGGAAGTGGTAAGACCACAACAGCAGTAAAGCTTGCCAAATTCTTTAGAGATAGAGGAATGAAAACCGCCGTGGTAGCAGGAGATACATGGAGACCTGCTGCTTATGAGCAGTTAAAACAGCTTGCGGATGCAAATTCCATAGCCTTTTATGGTGAAAAGGGCAGAAATGCTGTTGAAGTAGTTAAAAAAGCTTTGGAGAACGCAAAAGAAGAAGTTATAATTATCGACACTGCTGGTAGGCATGCACTTGAAAAGGAACTCATCGATGAGATGATTGCAATTTCAAAAGTTGCAAATCCGGATTACAAGTTTCTTGTGCTCGATGCTGCAATTGGACAGCTCGCAAGCAAACAGGCAAAGGCTTTTCACGATGCGATTGGAATAGACGGAATAATTATCACAAAATTCGATGGGACTGCAAAAGGTGGTGGAGCCTTAAGCGCTGCGAGAGAGATAGGAATACCCATAGCATTCATAGGAACGGGGGAAAAGGTGGAGGATTTTGAAAAGTTCGATCCGGCGAGTTTTCTATCAAGGCTTCTTGGAATGGGAGACTTAAAAACTCTGATGGAAAAAGTTGAGAGAATAGCACAAGAGGAGGAAATCGATGCAGAGGCGTTTCTAAAGGGCAACTTCACTTTAAAGGACATTTACAAACAAATTGAGGCGATGAACAAACTTGGACCACTCAGAAAAGTGTTGGAAATGATTCCTGTTTTTGGATTAGGAGTTGATGATCAGACTGCGGAGATGACACAGGAAAAGATGAAGAGATTCAAGGTAATTATGGATTCAATGACAGAAGAGGAACTTTTGAATCCAAAGATCATAGACAGTTCTAGGATCAGGAGGATCGCAATTGGTAGTGGAACCTCACAACAGGAAGTTAAGGAACTGTTAAAGTATTATGAAACAGTAAAAAGTGTAATGAAGAAGATGAAGAAGAAAAAACTACCAATGAAGGGATTAAAGTTTGGAATATGA
- the rnhB gene encoding ribonuclease HII produces the protein MKAGIDEAGKGCVIGPLVVAGVACDNEEYLKSIGVKDSKKLSQKRREELAEKIRKVARVEVVKIPAEKLDKMMETKTINEILKDCYAEIIKKLNPQIALVDSPDVKPERLANQLKEMTSIDVIAEHKADEKYVLVSSASIIAKVEREKEIERLKKTFGDFGSGYASDPKTIAYLKQLNEMPSFVRKKWKTIERLYQRSLEDFND, from the coding sequence ATGAAAGCCGGCATCGACGAGGCGGGAAAGGGTTGTGTTATTGGACCATTGGTGGTTGCAGGTGTAGCATGTGATAACGAAGAATATCTGAAAAGCATAGGAGTTAAAGATTCAAAAAAGTTGAGCCAGAAAAGACGAGAAGAGCTGGCAGAAAAAATTCGAAAAGTTGCGAGGGTTGAAGTTGTCAAAATACCTGCTGAAAAGCTTGACAAGATGATGGAAACGAAAACGATAAACGAAATCCTTAAGGATTGCTATGCTGAAATAATTAAAAAGCTAAATCCTCAAATTGCTCTTGTTGACAGTCCAGATGTTAAACCCGAAAGACTTGCAAATCAGTTAAAGGAAATGACGAGCATAGATGTAATTGCGGAGCATAAAGCGGACGAAAAATACGTTCTTGTCTCTTCTGCATCGATTATAGCAAAAGTTGAAAGAGAAAAAGAGATAGAAAGACTAAAAAAGACTTTTGGAGACTTTGGAAGCGGATATGCAAGTGATCCAAAGACGATAGCCTATTTAAAGCAGTTAAATGAAATGCCTTCGTTTGTCAGAAAAAAATGGAAAACCATAGAGAGACTATATCAACGATCGTTAGAGGATTTTAATGATTAG
- a CDS encoding vitamin B12-dependent ribonucleotide reductase, which translates to MILGKTAETVLRKRYLLKNENGEIVETPEQMCWRVANAIACAEENYGSDSRYWAKKFFEMMWNQEFMPNSPTLMNAGTPLGQLSACFVLPVEDSIDGIFKALWDMARVQKSGGGTGFSFSRLRPKGDLVKSTMGVASGPVSFMKIFDAATEQIKQGGRRRGANMGILRCDHPDIEEFIKAKWEEGVLRNFNISVAITDKFMSALKKDEDYELVNPRTGEVVKKVSARKIFNMIVEGAWRNGEPGIVFIDEINRHNPTPHVGMIEATNPCGEQPLLPYESCNLGSINLAKFVKGEDFDWDRLKEVVWTATRFLDNVIDVNCYPIPEIEEMTKANRKIGLGVMGWADALFMLGIPYDSEKAINLAEKVMSFIQSESHKASQALAEERGVFPNWKGSTWEKKGIKIRNATTTTIAPTGTISIIANCSSGIEPVFALAYRRANILDGEEFFETNPVFEAVLRKRGLYSSELIEKVAETGSIQKLNLPDDMKRVFKCALEIAPEWHVRMQAAFQKYTDNAVSKTINLPNSATRSDVERAFLLAYELKCKGITVYRDGSREEQVLMLKKAEKEKEKVRRPSKFIEPRPRPRVTEGRTIETKTGCGSLYVTINEDSEGIAEVFVQLGKSGGCSASQTEAIGRLLSVALRSWINPEVLIKQLKGIRCPSIGFDNGEIITSCADGVAKVLEKWLKGEYKKIKFGVEGIKPLTEFAGEIAEEEGKTKMIGGVCPECGNVLEYGEGCATCRFCGFTKCG; encoded by the coding sequence ATGATTCTCGGAAAAACAGCTGAGACTGTGCTCAGAAAGAGATACTTATTGAAAAATGAGAATGGAGAGATAGTTGAAACTCCAGAGCAAATGTGTTGGAGAGTTGCGAATGCCATCGCATGTGCAGAAGAAAATTACGGTAGCGATTCGAGGTATTGGGCTAAAAAGTTTTTCGAGATGATGTGGAATCAAGAATTTATGCCTAATTCTCCAACTTTGATGAATGCCGGGACTCCTTTAGGGCAACTGTCCGCATGTTTCGTCTTACCAGTTGAAGACAGTATAGATGGAATTTTTAAGGCATTATGGGACATGGCAAGAGTTCAAAAAAGTGGAGGAGGCACAGGATTTAGTTTTTCAAGACTTAGACCTAAAGGAGATCTCGTCAAGAGCACCATGGGTGTTGCGAGTGGGCCGGTGAGTTTTATGAAAATATTCGATGCAGCTACTGAACAAATAAAGCAGGGAGGGAGGAGAAGAGGAGCCAACATGGGTATTTTGCGTTGCGATCATCCCGACATTGAGGAGTTTATAAAAGCAAAATGGGAAGAAGGGGTGCTCCGAAATTTCAACATAAGTGTGGCCATTACAGATAAATTCATGTCTGCATTGAAGAAAGACGAGGACTATGAGCTTGTAAACCCAAGAACCGGAGAAGTTGTGAAAAAAGTTTCTGCAAGAAAGATATTCAACATGATTGTAGAAGGAGCCTGGAGAAATGGAGAACCCGGTATCGTGTTTATTGACGAAATAAACCGTCACAATCCAACTCCGCATGTTGGAATGATTGAAGCCACGAATCCTTGTGGAGAACAGCCTTTGCTACCCTATGAGTCGTGCAATCTCGGAAGTATAAATCTTGCAAAGTTCGTTAAAGGAGAGGATTTTGACTGGGACAGGCTTAAAGAAGTAGTTTGGACTGCAACGAGATTTCTTGACAATGTGATTGATGTGAACTGTTATCCAATTCCAGAAATAGAGGAAATGACTAAAGCAAATAGAAAAATCGGGCTTGGGGTCATGGGCTGGGCAGACGCACTTTTTATGCTTGGAATTCCTTATGACAGCGAAAAGGCAATAAATCTAGCAGAAAAAGTTATGAGTTTCATTCAAAGCGAGTCTCATAAAGCTTCACAGGCCTTGGCAGAGGAACGTGGGGTATTTCCGAACTGGAAGGGAAGCACATGGGAAAAGAAGGGGATAAAGATAAGGAATGCAACCACCACTACAATTGCTCCTACAGGGACAATAAGCATAATAGCTAACTGTAGTAGTGGAATTGAGCCAGTATTTGCTTTAGCTTACAGGAGAGCGAATATACTCGATGGAGAGGAATTCTTCGAGACGAATCCTGTATTTGAAGCGGTATTGAGAAAAAGAGGATTATACAGTTCAGAGTTAATTGAAAAAGTAGCTGAAACGGGCAGCATTCAGAAGCTTAACCTTCCCGATGATATGAAGAGAGTATTCAAATGTGCGCTAGAAATAGCTCCGGAATGGCATGTTAGAATGCAGGCAGCTTTTCAGAAGTATACGGACAATGCGGTCAGTAAGACTATTAATCTTCCAAACTCTGCAACTCGTTCTGACGTCGAAAGAGCATTTTTGCTCGCTTATGAGCTGAAATGCAAGGGTATAACAGTTTACAGAGATGGAAGCAGGGAGGAACAGGTCTTAATGCTTAAAAAAGCTGAAAAAGAGAAGGAGAAAGTTAGAAGACCATCAAAATTCATAGAACCACGCCCAAGACCGAGAGTCACTGAGGGAAGAACGATTGAAACCAAGACGGGCTGTGGTTCGCTTTATGTTACGATCAATGAGGACAGCGAAGGAATTGCCGAGGTATTTGTTCAGCTTGGAAAAAGTGGAGGATGCTCCGCTTCGCAAACCGAAGCTATTGGAAGACTTTTAAGCGTTGCATTACGAAGCTGGATAAATCCGGAAGTGCTGATCAAGCAGTTAAAAGGGATTCGATGCCCCTCTATAGGCTTTGACAACGGTGAAATAATAACGAGCTGTGCAGACGGAGTAGCAAAAGTCCTTGAAAAATGGTTAAAGGGCGAATATAAGAAGATAAAGTTTGGTGTTGAAGGTATAAAGCCGTTAACAGAATTTGCTGGGGAGATAGCGGAAGAAGAGGGAAAGACAAAGATGATCGGTGGTGTTTGTCCAGAATGTGGCAATGTGCTCGAATATGGAGAAGGTTGTGCGACATGTAGATTTTGTGGCTTTACCAAGTGCGGATAG
- a CDS encoding ATP-binding protein translates to MNVYNLNQNREELFEILLQKSLVGNFIIQDERLVYFNEAVEKVTGYTFEELKNLNPFEIVHLEDRSVVYQKYVSRINRIKEDETYSFRIITKDGAVRWITARALGINYKGKPGVAVNAMDTTHLIELTEELRKKNELLSHLSSILRHDILGDVAIISAAIELRDENMLQTAFERIKKIREKIEDIKKLEEEMGELKIVNAVEMARYAVEKYSREANIVFRYENVFVMANESLKSAIENIVNNAIVHNPEGVKIEIDVFRDGKDCVVRVSDNGVGIDCEIKKKLFSERISTRKGGGLGLLIVKKIVETFRGSIRVYDNKPQGTVFEIRIPCVWF, encoded by the coding sequence ATGAATGTCTATAATCTGAATCAAAATCGTGAAGAACTGTTTGAAATTCTCTTGCAAAAATCTTTAGTAGGAAATTTTATAATTCAAGATGAAAGGCTCGTCTATTTCAACGAGGCAGTTGAAAAGGTGACTGGCTACACTTTTGAGGAGCTGAAAAATTTAAATCCCTTTGAAATTGTTCACCTAGAAGATAGAAGCGTAGTTTATCAGAAGTATGTTTCGAGGATAAACCGAATCAAAGAAGATGAAACATATAGCTTCAGAATAATCACCAAAGATGGAGCAGTTCGATGGATTACCGCAAGGGCATTGGGGATTAATTATAAGGGCAAACCAGGTGTTGCAGTAAATGCGATGGACACAACACATTTAATTGAACTTACTGAAGAGTTAAGAAAAAAGAACGAGTTGCTATCTCATCTCTCGAGTATTTTGAGGCACGATATTCTTGGTGATGTAGCTATAATCAGTGCTGCGATAGAATTGAGAGATGAAAATATGCTTCAGACAGCTTTTGAGAGGATAAAAAAGATAAGGGAGAAAATTGAAGACATCAAAAAACTTGAGGAAGAAATGGGAGAATTAAAGATAGTTAACGCAGTAGAAATGGCTCGCTATGCTGTTGAAAAATATAGCAGAGAGGCTAATATAGTTTTTAGGTATGAAAATGTGTTCGTGATGGCAAATGAGTCTTTAAAATCAGCAATTGAGAACATAGTTAATAATGCGATTGTTCACAATCCCGAAGGGGTTAAAATAGAAATTGATGTTTTTAGAGACGGTAAAGATTGCGTTGTGAGAGTTTCGGATAACGGAGTAGGCATAGATTGTGAGATTAAGAAAAAACTGTTTTCTGAGAGAATATCGACGAGAAAAGGAGGAGGGTTGGGACTTCTAATAGTAAAAAAGATTGTTGAAACATTTAGGGGTTCGATAAGGGTTTATGACAATAAGCCCCAAGGCACGGTATTTGAAATTCGGATTCCGTGTGTTTGGTTTTAA